The Candidatus Binatia bacterium DNA segment CGCAGCTTGTGCCTGAGCGCGTTGCGAACGATCAGCCTCACGAGCTCCATCGAATTCCTAGGCCAGTTCGCCCTTGTCCAGATGGCGGATCGAGCGGGCTCGTTCCGCCGCGCGCGGATCGTGCGTGACCATCAAAATGGTTTTTCTAAGTTCCCGGTTGAGCCGCTCCATCAACGCCAGCACTTCCTCGGCCGAAGCCTTGTCGAGATCTCCCGTCGGCTCGTCGGCCACGAGAATCGTCGGATCGCTGACGACCGCGCGCGCGATCGCGACCCGCTGCTCCTGCCCGCCGGAAAGCTGCCTCGGGTAGTGGTCCATGCGCTCGCCGAGCCCGACGATCCGGAGCGCGCGCGCGGCATGCTCGCGCCGCTCCAGCTTGGCAAGCGGCGAGAGCAGCAACGGCAGCTCGACGTTTTCGAGCGCGGTCAGAACGGGAATGAGATTGTAGAACTGGAAAATAAAGCCGACGTTCCGCGAGCGCCATTCCGCGAGCGCGCTTTCGTCCAGGTCCGTGAGATCCGTGCCGGCGAC contains these protein-coding regions:
- a CDS encoding ABC transporter ATP-binding protein: MPPPLIEIQNVSKSYRRDTLEIPVLRNISLAIDEGDFVAFMGPSGSGKTTLLNLIAGIDKPTEGRVLVAGTDLTDLDESALAEWRSRNVGFIFQFYNLIPVLTALENVELPLLLSPLAKLERREHAARALRIVGLGERMDHYPRQLSGGQEQRVAIARAVVSDPTILVADEPTGDLDKASAEEVLALMERLNRELRKTILMVTHDPRAAERARSIRHLDKGELA